A region of the Granulicella aggregans genome:
CGCGGTCACGAGCCATAGCAGCCAGGGCCAAACAGCGGACCGTGTTCTGATCCATGTGGACTCGGCAGAGGGGCACGGCGAATTGCTCAACAGCCGCATGGCTTATGTTTCGGTTTCGCGTGCTCAGTACGACGTAAAAATGTATACAAACGATGCGAAGACCCTTGGGTTTGAATTGAGTCGAGATGTCACGAAGACGACAGCCCTTGATCATCCCGAGGCGGGAGAAAGGATCAAACCGCAATCTGTAGGTTTGGACATTTCATTGGGCTTAAGCCTCGGATGAAGCCTTCACCGTACTGCCCATACTGGGATACAATCTAGGTAATGGCCGAGTGGTGAAATTGGCAGACACAGCAGACTCAAAATCTGCCGAGGGCAACCTCATGTCGGTTCAAGTCCGACCTCGGCCACCATATCTACACCTCATCCCAAGAGCATTTCCCTCACAATTGATGATGTATTTCTCGCTTGGGATACTGAGCAAGTGGAAATACTTCGGCTTTCATGCGGTGCTTGGCTTGCGTGAATCTGCATCAGGTAAGCAATGCGACTTGTAGTTCTTTCCGACACACACGGTCAACACGACAAGATCACAGATGTCCCTGAAGGGGACATCTTGATCCATGCCGGGGATTTCATGAACTCTGGCACAGACCTGTTGGAGATCATCTCTTTTAATCGTTGGTTAGGAGAGCAGCCGTTCAGGCATCGTGTGGTGTGCGCGGGAAATCACGACAAGTATTTCGAGTCTGATCCGGGAACGGCGAGAGCGCTGCTCATGAATGCGCACTATTTGGAGAACTCGGAAATCACGATTGAGGGGATCCGACTCTGGGGTTCACCGTACACTCCAGAGTTCTTTCATTGGGCCTTCATGTATCCTCGCGGAACTGCTGCTGCGAGGTATTGGGACAGCATTCCCGAACATCTCGACGTGCTGATAACCCACGGGCCGCCGTTAGGAATTCTCGATCAGACCGCGCCTCAAACGTTACATCTCGGATGCGCCGAGCTGCTCGATGCCGTTTGGAGCAAGAAGCCAAAGGTCCACCTATTTGGGCATATTCATGGTGGCGCAGGCGAGTTAGAACGCGATGGCATCCGTTTCGTAAACGCGGCATACCTGAATGAGCGCTATAAGCCCAGTCATCCCGGGGGCAAGATTCACTTGATCGACCTTTAGCCCAAGCGGAACCAGCGGAAGCGGCATCAGTACCAGTTTGGGTGCGGGTTGGTACTTCTGATCTAGGCGTCTAAGCGAAGGGGTGGCGTATGAGGCAGTGTGTAAGACCTCCCGGTTTGTCTCGGCACTGCTGAGAAAATTGCAATGGATCGATCTGTCGCCTGATCACCCTCGGCCATTGCAAGCGGTTGGAAGAGCACGCTTGGTTGAGGATTTTGGGCGAAAAACGTCGCCGGGGACCGTGCTTGCCCAGCACTTTTGTCTCCTGACTGATCTAGTGACGTGTTGAAGGTAGAAAAATGACGGCACGTTCTGTCGGGTGGAGAGATCGCCCGAAGACCTGGATAAGGACTTGGGGGCAATCCATCGAAAGATTCCAGGTGGCGGGACTCGTCGCTATGAAAGGCTGCCGTTAGCCGCCTTTTAGTATAACAAGCAATATCGCAAGCAAAATCAGTATATTTTGTGTATTATATTGCTTGTTATGGGGAAGACGACACCATCGCTTGTACCACGGGTTGCCCGCTTGCTTGATGGGGTCGGCGCTCATCTAAAGCTCGCGCGGCTCCGACGCAAATACTCGGCGGAGATCGTAGCGCAACGCGCAGGAATCACTAGGCGCACCCTATCCAAAGTAGAGCAGGGAGACCCGGCGGTTGCGCTGGGGGTCTATGCGCGGGTGATGCAGGTGTTGAGGTTGGAAGACGATTTGGCACTGCTGGCCAAGGACGATGAACTGGGTCGAAAACTGCAAGATGCCGGAATCACCGCCAAACTTAGAGCCCCTAAACGCCTCGCCGCTGCGAAGAATGAGATCGCACTAAATCAAGCAGAAGGACGTGGCTGATGGCGGCTATAGAGACGGTCGAGGTCTATCTGGATGCCGACCAAACAGCCGAGCCAAATCTTATGGGAACGCTCCACTGTCAGCGGAGCGGTAAGGGGGAACTCTTTTCTTTCAAGTACGCTAAGGCCTGGCTTGATCAGGCGGAGGCCTTTGCCTTTGACCCTGACCTCACACTAGGCGAAGGTCATCAGTATCCGTCTGCGGATCGATCGAACTTCGGCATCTTCACCGATTCGTCCCCGGACCGCTGGGGACGCGTACTTATGCAGCGCCGGGAAAATGCCCGTGCGCGTCATGAAGGAGTTCGTCCACGGACGCTGACGGAGTGGGATTTCCTGTTGGGCGTCCACGACGAAACGCGACTCGGCGCACTGCGATTCAAACGGCCAGGCGGGCCTTACGTGGATAGCGATACAAGATTCGCCGCGCCGCCTCTGACATCGTTGCGGGAGTTGCAAGCGGCGAGCCTTCAGTTTGAGCGGCACTTGAACGACGAGGAACATCCCGACTACGCGAAGTGGCTCGCTCAGCTTATAGCCCCTGGCAGCTCTCTCGGAGGAGCGCGTCCCAAAGCTTCCGTCCGAGATGAAAAGGGAGCCCTCTGCATAGCCAAGTTCCCGAGCCGCCAAGACACGCGAGATATCGGAGCTTGGGAGCTGGTGGCCCATTCACTTGCGCGTAAATCAGGTATCCAAGTTCCAGACGCCAGAGCACTCCATTACGCAGAGAGTGCATTCACGACCTTTCTTGTTGAACGGTTTGATCGCACGGCGAGAGGGGGGCGTATTGCTTTCGTTTCAGCGATGACTCTCACACAGCGCAAGGATGGAGAAGCAGGAGCGAGCTATCTTGAGCTCGTTGATCTTCTCCAATCCAGAGGTGCCGATACCCTGGCTGATTGCGAGCAACTGTTCCGTCGAGTTCTGCTGAACATACGCATTCACAATACAGACGACCATCTACGCAATCACGGCTTTTTCGTTGATGCGCAGGGGATTCGTCTTTCGCCGGCTTACGACATCAATCCTTCGGTCGATCGCAATCAGCTTTCACTTGCCATTGACGAAACAGAGAGCGTATGTGAAACTTCCGTGGCTATGGCTGCCTACAAGGCCTACGGAATCTCCTCCGCACAAGCGAATGCAGCGCTAGAGTCTGTCGAAGCGGCTGTGGCGGAATGGAGAACAGAGGCGACCAGGTTCCGAATCCCTAGAGCCGAGCAGGAGCTTATGGCAGCCGCGTTCGAATAGAGCTGCTTTCGCGCCACGTGATCTCATAGGGTTGTTCCATCTGCCGTGGGGGTAGCTCATCACGTTCGCAGGTTGGAAGCTGGAAAGAAAAACTTAAATTTACACATTTTCTTACACACTATTTCGCCGATGCAGGCCAAATAATTGATTATAAGAGCGTTATTGGTGTCCCGGAAGGACTCAAATCTGGGGGTTCGGCCGATGGCGGTTGAAGGTTGGTTGAAAAAGCTCGATATGGCTCCCAAGTCCAAGGCCCATATCGCGGTGTCATGCATTTGCTCTTTGAGTGCGTGGCACTGGCGAACTAGGAGGATTCTCAGCAAAATGGTGAGTCATTCAATCCAACTCAGCCAGTTCAATGAGGAGTTCGACCAGCACATGGACGCGAGTTGATGGATTTTCCCGCTCGGGGGATGGACAGTTCGTCTCGTTCCAGTACCGCTCCAATTTCTTGGCGTTTCTGATCGCGATCTCTTGACGGTTTTTAATCTTTTCGTAGAAAGCTCCATCAGCTTTTTCGTAGACAAGACCTCGATCTGCGAGCATTTTTGCATAGTCTTTTCGGCTGATTGCTGCGTCGATGTAATCGAAGTGAAGAAGATACCAGAGTTCGAATGCTTCGTTTGTCCAAGCAAGCTCAATATTATTGGCTTTGGCAAGGGAGAATGCGGCAGCATAATTTTTGAGAGGAAAACTATCTCGGTCAAAGACACACCACACTTCGCTATAGGATTCTTTGGCGGTAATGGCTTTTTGTTTTGCCTTGACGGCAGCTTTGATCAAGCTGTCGGTATTCATTCCCGTTCCAACGACTTTAACTTCTACGCGCTGACCGTTCGTTGGAAAACAATTCAGATAATCCGCCGAACTCTTACTGTCTTCGCAATAAATGAGCACACGACGCCGCTTTCGCGTGCCTTCTGCAGCCCGCTTCTTAGGGCCACGTGTCCATGGCTTACTTTTCGCCATTGAAAATGACCTTCGGAAATCCGGCGAGATTCGGAACGCCTCCGAATTGCCCGAGCAGATATTCCTTCTCAAAATTGGAATCTTTCCTAACGCCCGGTATTTGCGCTAGGCTGAACAGCTCAGAAGCTCCCAGAGAATTCTTCTCAGCAAACCATATCTGGTCCCGCCGGATTCTTCGTTGATTGAGAAGCCCCTGGTCGTGCGTCGCAAAGATTAGCTGAGCATTCTTCTGATTCGCGGAACTGTTAAATAAACTGACGAGGCGTTTGGTTAAATTGGGGTGCAGACGTGCATCGAGTTCGTCTACTACCAGTACGGAACCTTCGCGGAGGGTATGCAAGAACGGACCAGCTAATGCGAGGAATTGACGAGTACCGGCAGACTCTTCCTCCCCGGCGAAATCAAATTCAACTGTCCCGACAGCCTTTCCTTTCGCATTGAACTTCTGATGCACAGCGAGGATGGTGGTCGCACCTGAAGAGTCATGTGCGAGCATATCGCGGACGGGTTGCGGCAGACTCTTGGGGATCGATGCCAGATATGTTTCACGATCTATATCCTGCCGCTTCACGTTCTCTATACCGAAATCTGCATTCCGAACGAGGTCACGAATCTGCCTACCATATACGTTGTCATCGAGTAACCCTGCTGTGAAGCTCATGTACCCGGCATCCTCGAGCCCCGTAATTACTCGACAGTTCGCTATGTGCTCAACAACTTCGCCAGAGATTTCCCCGTTGAATTGAGCCACTACGGATAGAAAGAGCGCATTCGAACGAGTCCGTTGTTCTAGACCCTTTCCTTCTCGAAATGCCTCTTTAGAAGTAATTGTCTTTGCTTCACGCGTAAACAAGCAAGTTTCACGTATGGAATCCTTCTGCCGAAATAACCATTCGGAGATCACTGCGTTCGCTGTCGCCTCAAAGCCGTACCGGTAGCGTGTTTCATCTTTCAGAAAGATGGCTTCAAAGAAGGTCGGCTCCTTCTCAGTTTTTGCGCTAAGGCGGAATGGCACGACTGGGAGAGATTCGCCTTGCTGCGAGTCCTTTGATGACCCGAGCACTAAACTACGGAACGTCGTAAGGGCGTCGATGAGATTCGATTTTCCACCAGCGTTTGGGCCGTAGATGGCTGCAGCTCGAACGAGTCGAAGATCTGGCTTCTTGAGATGGACAACATTGTCTTCTTCCAGCCAGTCGTCGCTCGTAGCCTCAAGGGAGAGCGTTGTCCGCTCCATAAAAGACTTGAAATTCGCCACAGTGAACTGCAGAAGCATGAGATTCCCTCTAAGAATCAGATTCTACGGTCGAAAGCGAGGATTTTGCAAATTTTCTTCAAAACACCGCTTTTCCGGAATGATATGGAGTCGTCTTGACGGTCATCACGCACTTTTGGAAGGCAGAACGGATCGCTGGACAGCTTGAAGTGCTTTGTGCGGTGACCCGGCGTTGCGCTGGTGGTAACCACGGCTTCTTTGTTGATAAGCCGGGGATTGGTCGTTCGCCGGCTTACGACATCAACCCTCCGGTTGATCGCAATGAGCTTTCACTTGCCATCGACGAAACAGAAACCACATGTGATATTCCGGTGGCCATGAACGCCTACAAGACCTACGGTATCTCCTCCGCTCAAGCGGACGCAGCGCTAGAGTCTGTTCAAGCAGCCGTGGCGGGATGGAGAACAGAGGCGACCAGGTTCCGAATCCCCAAAGCCGAGCAGGAGCTTATGGCAGCCGCGTTCGAATAGAGCGACTCTCTCGCCATGTGCTCTCACAGCTTGAACCCCGTAATTCTGCCCCGACAAGGCAGAATTACAGGCTTGTTCATCGTCGGGCGGGGGCATCTCACCACGTTGCCACGTCCGGGGGATGGAGTGAAAAAAGTGGAAATTTACACATTTTCTTACACACTCACACGTTAGCGATCGGTAACTATAACATTACAAATCGCTTACTTTCTGTCATGAAGGACTCAAAATCCGCCGACCGCAAGGTCGTGGGGGTTCGACCCCCCCTCCCGGCACCATAAATCAACAACTTAAATCGTCGCCGGCTCTATGCCAAGCGTCGGCTTGGTCTATTGTTTGTCCAAGCTTTCGAACCGAGCTGAACGGCCCACGGGACCACCCATCGTTCGCCCCTCACTTCGGAAGTGTCTTCGATGATAGACGCATCGGATGAACTCTGTGGCGACGCGATTTCAGCGGACACACCGAACGGCAGTTCTGTTACGGCGTGGTTAATAGGTCGGGGAGTCTTTTCAGCATGCGTTCGAAGCATGCCGTATCTCCCAGGACCCTCGCGAGGATGAGGGAACCTTCAAGGCGAACGATGGCGTCCTCAGCTTTCGACCGCGCCGCCGCCAAACCGTGTCCGCTCTCCTTTGCGATCTGCGTAAAAGCGTTCCCCAAAGCTTGCATCGCCTCCTTGAGAGCGAGCTGCAACTCCTCGGAACCTCCCCGAATCGAAAGAGCTTCCATCACACAGGACTTTGATCCCCCAACATAAAACTCTCGCAGTCTCTCCGCGACGAACGACACGCGCTTGCGTGGTGATCCGCTTCCAACCAGTGGGTCGAAGACGTTGACCTGAAGCCACGTCACGACGCCACCCGCGATCGCCATCGCGATCGCATCCTTACCGCCGGGATAGCGGTAGTACAGGCTCGCCTTCTCCAGCCCGGTCGCGTCCGCAAGTTGCTTCAGGCTCACGCCTTCAAATCCGTAGGTGCGAAACAGATCTAGCGCCGTTGCAAGAAAGACTTCGTCACTGACGATACGGTGTGCCATGGGACCCTCTACACCTAATAACCTAATATATGCCGAACATTCGGTTGGGAAACAGCATTTAAATTTCGGAAAGATACGTGAATATTTACCGAACGGTCGGCAGTCATATGAGGGCAGCAAGGGAGCCGAGCTCAGACGGGCCGGTCGAAAGCTCAAAGGAGAAACAACATGTCACGTTTGAAATCGATAGACCCCGCAGCCGCTACCGGCAAAGCCAAGAAACTGCTGGACGCAGTGAAAGGCAAACTCGGCATGGTGCCGAACATGACCAGAGTCATGGCCAGCTCGCCGGCAGTGTTGGAATCGTACCTCAACTTCAGCGGAGCGCTCGCCGGTGGACTCCTGGACGCCAAAACGCGCGAGAAGCTTGCGTTGCTGACGGCACAGGAAAACAGTTGCGACTACTGCTTGTCCGCGCATACGGCTATCGGCAAGATGATCGGACTCAAGGCTGAAGAGATCGTCGCCAGCCGCCAGGGAAAGAGCAGCGATCCCAAGACGACTGCCGCGCTGACCTTCGCAACGCAGGTCCTGGACGCGAAGGGCCAGATCAACGACGCCGAGCTCGCCGCGGTGCGTGACGCAGGTCTCACTGACGGTGAGATCGCCGAGATCATTGCCCATGTCGCACTCAACGTCTTCACCAACTACTTCAACATCGCGGCTGGTGTGGACATCGACTTCCCGAAGGTATCGCACGCGGAAGCCGCCTGATACGAACTCGAAAGCAACGGGGCGGCGGTTCGATGCGCCCCGGCTAAGGCTTGTTCAATATCCGGCGTGGTCTGCGTAGTTCTGCCCGTCGCTCAGGACTCTATGACGGTAGCGATTCCATATGGGCGCGCATGGAACGCGCCACGTGCTCATAGGGCACCTCCAATGATGATGAATGGGATGATCCACCCGGAGTTCGTACTCATGAGGCTCTCCCTTGTGTTTAGTGCTGTCCAACCAGCATGTTCATCAGGATCGCTCCGCCCAGAGCCGCAAATAGAGCCACAGGCATTGCGACTGCACCCATTTTCAAAAACTTCCAAAAGCTCACATCGACCTTCTCCACGCTTGCGTCTTCGGCAGAGTCTCCGCGAAGTGCAAGCAGCCAGAGAATCGTAGCCAGCGACCCGGTGACCGAAAGGTTTGGTCCCAGATCCACGCCGATCAGAACGGCATTGGCCATCAATCCCTTCGTATGAGCGGCATCGATCGTACCGCCCGCAATCAGCCCCAGGGGCAGGTTGTTCACCAGGTTGTTCGCTACGCCCACTACGAACCCGACGACCAATGCACCGACGTTCTGTTCCAGGTGTGACGCCCAGGTAAGCCAATGTTGGGTCAGGATCAATGCTCCCTGACTCTCGACAGCATCGACCATGACAAACAGGCCAGCGACAAGGAGTAAGGTAGCCCAGCTAATCTCGCTTGCCAGCTTGAGGGGGTTGCTTCTTGCCTTCATGGAGACCACTGCAGCAATCACAAACGCTGCGAGGCAAGTGGGCAGTCCCAGATCTCTTTTGAACGCGGACGCAGTCAAGAGGACGCAGATCATAACGGCCAGGCCCGCAAGAACCAGCTTGCCGTTGCCGCTCAGTTCCACATCCTCAACTTCGCAATCGATGCTCTTGCAAAGGTCATCTCGAAAGAGAACACGCATGACGAAAAACGTTGCAACGATCGAGAGCAGCGATGGGACTGCAAAATCGGCCAACCAAGTGCCAAGCGCGGGCATGCCGGTATGAAAGACCACCAGATTTGCAGGGTTTGAGATCGGCAGTACAAAGCTCGCGGCGTTCGCAATCAACGCACATACAAACAGGTAAGGAAGTGGAGAAACCTTTGCCTTTCGCACCGCCGTCAGAATCGCAGGAGTCAGGACGACTGCGGTGGCATCGTTCGACATGAATATGGTCACCAGCGTTCCCGCTCCATAGACAAGCAGGAACAGACGCGAGCAGCTACCGTTGGCCCCGCGGACCGCTGCGGATGCGACCCAGTCGAAGACTCCCTGCTCCCTTGCAAGAGCACTCAGGAGCATCATGCCGATCAGGAACAGGTAGACGTCGGTGCCTTTGGCGACGGCCTGTCCAGTTGACTCCAGCGATTCCAGCCGAAGCACAATCAAGAGCAATACTCCGCCCGAGATCCACCAGACTTCCGGAATTCCACGCGGGCGAGTCAACATCAGAGCGATGCTGACGGCGACAATCAGAGGCAGCACAACGTGCGCAATTTCTATCGGGATCATTACCACCTTTTTTCGTTCTTGTTCGGGCCGAGTTGGGTTCCGAGCAGCGAACGCAACCGAGCTTTAGGGACCGTAAGGTGATTTGATGCCGGGATCGTACTGGTTGCCGAACTTGTTGCTGTGAGTTTCGATCCCGTTTGGGATGTTGGGAACCACCAGTGCCCCAAGATCGACACTTGCGCCCGACAGGCGCACCCGACGCGAAAGCTGCTCTGTGACCGTCTGCGGCACGCCTTCTATCCAGATATGAAGAGTGTAATCGCCGGCCGGAATTCTGGGGAGAACGAAGGCGTCCCTCTGGTCCGCGAGAGCGTAAAACGGCGTTGAAAGTGACAGTATGACCGCGCTCATCTCCGGATGAATATTGCAGAAGATGTAGGAGACGCCCTCACGCGAGAAGGTCACTGACTTACTCGAGCCGGCCTCGTAGAGGCCTAGATCAAAGCGCTTGCCATTAAAGAGCGAGAAGACATTGTGGAAAAAGGGATCGGCGTTAGGAAACTGGACGACTGTGCCCACGGGAATGACCTGCAGATGCGGCACGAACATGCGGTTCTTCTGCAACAACGTGGCGTGGCCATGGGGCGGTGCGCTAAGCGATGGGTTCGGTGTCAAAGGTTCCAGCCAGGCGACCGCTGGCACCGGGCGATGCGTGGCAGACTGAGGCGAGACGAGATGCAGTCGGAGCTCTCCTTGCGAGTTTGGCGAAAAATTGGATTGGGCGGTAGCCAACCCGGATGCCAGGCTCATGCTGAAAAGGATCCATTTACTGAAAGATGCCATCTTCATCAGAACCTATACCCCGCCGCAAGCCCAATGACGTTGCTTCCAACCGGCGAGCCGATAATCGGTGAGCTCCCAAGATGACGGTATTCGAGGGAAAAGAGCAGGTACGCGCTTGGGCTATAGATGACATTGCCGGTATACGTCCGATTTCTTGCGAGGTTCTGGTAGCTTGTGCCGCCGGGGACGGCGTAGGGACGAAGCTGGCTCGCGAAGACGTTGTCGAGTCCGAATGCGGCGTTCAGCTCCAGCCTTTGACTGAGCTTTTCTTTCAGTTGTGCCCATCCGCCCGCGTCGTCATACGGACGGAAGTAGTAGTTGCCGGTGCCAGGGTCCGCGACAAACCCGAAGTCCTTGAATCCCCCGGCTCCCAGGCCGCCAAGCGCCGCTCCGCGATAGAAGCTTCCGGTGAATGAGAGACGCCAAGGCAGTGCCAGCCTGGCGTCGAGCGTTCCAGCCCAGGCATCGAAGCGCCGTCCTACTGGATTCAAGTGAGGCGAAAAGTAGCCGCCAACGCCGAGGTGGCTTCCCTCGTCGCTCTTCGATCCAAGCAGCGCGATTCGTGCCTCAGCGCCCGGCCAGCGGCTCTGTTCCGCGCCGGTCGCAGGAGTTCCACCCGTAGCCGCTGAAGTCGTCACGACCGACCAGGGAGCGTCGCCAACATCGATCAATGCGCTCTGCAGCCGAACGGAGTGGGAACCGATGGGCAGGTCATGCGTCAGGCCAAACTGCGGGTTCCACGTCCACAGGTTGCCCGACCACGCGAGAGCCGGTTCAGCCACCGCCGTCAGAGAGGTTGGCGAGTCCGGGCTGAGAATGGGGTGGTCCAGGGAGAAATAGGCTTGCGTGTGCTGCCATTGCAGGCCCGCATGGGCCGTTCGCAGGCGCAGCAGCGTCGCGTTCGATGCGTTGTACCCGGTGTAGTTGGTCGTGGTAGCAGGAGATTGCGGATTGCCGTCAAAGTCTATATTGAGGTCCGCATAGCTGGCAGCCCCGAAGAGATGCGCTC
Encoded here:
- a CDS encoding metallophosphatase domain-containing protein codes for the protein MRLVVLSDTHGQHDKITDVPEGDILIHAGDFMNSGTDLLEIISFNRWLGEQPFRHRVVCAGNHDKYFESDPGTARALLMNAHYLENSEITIEGIRLWGSPYTPEFFHWAFMYPRGTAAARYWDSIPEHLDVLITHGPPLGILDQTAPQTLHLGCAELLDAVWSKKPKVHLFGHIHGGAGELERDGIRFVNAAYLNERYKPSHPGGKIHLIDL
- a CDS encoding type II toxin-antitoxin system HipA family toxin, producing MAAIETVEVYLDADQTAEPNLMGTLHCQRSGKGELFSFKYAKAWLDQAEAFAFDPDLTLGEGHQYPSADRSNFGIFTDSSPDRWGRVLMQRRENARARHEGVRPRTLTEWDFLLGVHDETRLGALRFKRPGGPYVDSDTRFAAPPLTSLRELQAASLQFERHLNDEEHPDYAKWLAQLIAPGSSLGGARPKASVRDEKGALCIAKFPSRQDTRDIGAWELVAHSLARKSGIQVPDARALHYAESAFTTFLVERFDRTARGGRIAFVSAMTLTQRKDGEAGASYLELVDLLQSRGADTLADCEQLFRRVLLNIRIHNTDDHLRNHGFFVDAQGIRLSPAYDINPSVDRNQLSLAIDETESVCETSVAMAAYKAYGISSAQANAALESVEAAVAEWRTEATRFRIPRAEQELMAAAFE
- a CDS encoding RloB family protein, producing MAKSKPWTRGPKKRAAEGTRKRRRVLIYCEDSKSSADYLNCFPTNGQRVEVKVVGTGMNTDSLIKAAVKAKQKAITAKESYSEVWCVFDRDSFPLKNYAAAFSLAKANNIELAWTNEAFELWYLLHFDYIDAAISRKDYAKMLADRGLVYEKADGAFYEKIKNRQEIAIRNAKKLERYWNETNCPSPERENPSTRVHVLVELLIELAELD
- a CDS encoding AAA family ATPase, whose amino-acid sequence is MLLQFTVANFKSFMERTTLSLEATSDDWLEEDNVVHLKKPDLRLVRAAAIYGPNAGGKSNLIDALTTFRSLVLGSSKDSQQGESLPVVPFRLSAKTEKEPTFFEAIFLKDETRYRYGFEATANAVISEWLFRQKDSIRETCLFTREAKTITSKEAFREGKGLEQRTRSNALFLSVVAQFNGEISGEVVEHIANCRVITGLEDAGYMSFTAGLLDDNVYGRQIRDLVRNADFGIENVKRQDIDRETYLASIPKSLPQPVRDMLAHDSSGATTILAVHQKFNAKGKAVGTVEFDFAGEEESAGTRQFLALAGPFLHTLREGSVLVVDELDARLHPNLTKRLVSLFNSSANQKNAQLIFATHDQGLLNQRRIRRDQIWFAEKNSLGASELFSLAQIPGVRKDSNFEKEYLLGQFGGVPNLAGFPKVIFNGEK
- a CDS encoding HipA domain-containing protein, which gives rise to MTVITHFWKAERIAGQLEVLCAVTRRCAGGNHGFFVDKPGIGRSPAYDINPPVDRNELSLAIDETETTCDIPVAMNAYKTYGISSAQADAALESVQAAVAGWRTEATRFRIPKAEQELMAAAFE
- a CDS encoding TetR/AcrR family transcriptional regulator, which encodes MAHRIVSDEVFLATALDLFRTYGFEGVSLKQLADATGLEKASLYYRYPGGKDAIAMAIAGGVVTWLQVNVFDPLVGSGSPRKRVSFVAERLREFYVGGSKSCVMEALSIRGGSEELQLALKEAMQALGNAFTQIAKESGHGLAAARSKAEDAIVRLEGSLILARVLGDTACFERMLKRLPDLLTTP
- a CDS encoding carboxymuconolactone decarboxylase family protein, which translates into the protein MSRLKSIDPAAATGKAKKLLDAVKGKLGMVPNMTRVMASSPAVLESYLNFSGALAGGLLDAKTREKLALLTAQENSCDYCLSAHTAIGKMIGLKAEEIVASRQGKSSDPKTTAALTFATQVLDAKGQINDAELAAVRDAGLTDGEIAEIIAHVALNVFTNYFNIAAGVDIDFPKVSHAEAA
- a CDS encoding arsenic transporter, with product MIPIEIAHVVLPLIVAVSIALMLTRPRGIPEVWWISGGVLLLIVLRLESLESTGQAVAKGTDVYLFLIGMMLLSALAREQGVFDWVASAAVRGANGSCSRLFLLVYGAGTLVTIFMSNDATAVVLTPAILTAVRKAKVSPLPYLFVCALIANAASFVLPISNPANLVVFHTGMPALGTWLADFAVPSLLSIVATFFVMRVLFRDDLCKSIDCEVEDVELSGNGKLVLAGLAVMICVLLTASAFKRDLGLPTCLAAFVIAAVVSMKARSNPLKLASEISWATLLLVAGLFVMVDAVESQGALILTQHWLTWASHLEQNVGALVVGFVVGVANNLVNNLPLGLIAGGTIDAAHTKGLMANAVLIGVDLGPNLSVTGSLATILWLLALRGDSAEDASVEKVDVSFWKFLKMGAVAMPVALFAALGGAILMNMLVGQH
- a CDS encoding cupredoxin domain-containing protein codes for the protein MSLASGLATAQSNFSPNSQGELRLHLVSPQSATHRPVPAVAWLEPLTPNPSLSAPPHGHATLLQKNRMFVPHLQVIPVGTVVQFPNADPFFHNVFSLFNGKRFDLGLYEAGSSKSVTFSREGVSYIFCNIHPEMSAVILSLSTPFYALADQRDAFVLPRIPAGDYTLHIWIEGVPQTVTEQLSRRVRLSGASVDLGALVVPNIPNGIETHSNKFGNQYDPGIKSPYGP